In one Rugosibacter aromaticivorans genomic region, the following are encoded:
- a CDS encoding NADPH-dependent FMN reductase, protein MRQYQIAVIVGSLRRDSFNRKLADAIVKLAPPEFSFKQLSVGHLPLYNQDDDGSPSDSVKRLKAEITVSQGLLFVTPEYNRSIPGVLKNALDHASRPYGQNAWAGKPAGVLGISIGVIGTAMAQQHLRNILAYLDVPTLGQPEAFIQAKEGLFDEAGNIGSDSKEFLQNWMNQYAAWVKKHVV, encoded by the coding sequence ATGCGCCAATACCAAATTGCAGTTATCGTCGGCAGTCTTCGCCGGGATTCATTTAACCGCAAACTGGCAGATGCGATTGTGAAACTGGCACCACCGGAGTTCTCGTTCAAGCAACTAAGCGTCGGGCACTTGCCGCTCTACAACCAGGATGACGACGGGAGCCCTTCCGACTCCGTCAAGCGGCTGAAGGCCGAAATCACAGTGTCGCAGGGTTTGCTGTTTGTCACTCCTGAATACAATCGCTCGATCCCCGGGGTACTCAAGAATGCGCTTGACCACGCCTCGCGCCCGTATGGCCAAAACGCTTGGGCAGGTAAGCCTGCAGGTGTATTGGGTATTTCAATAGGTGTCATCGGTACGGCCATGGCACAACAGCATTTGCGCAACATTCTCGCGTATCTGGACGTACCGACCCTTGGTCAACCGGAAGCATTCATCCAGGCAAAGGAGGGATTGTTTGACGAAGCTGGCAACATCGGTTCAGACAGCAAAGAATTCCTGCAGAACTGGATGAATCAATATGCTGCTTGGGTGAAGAAACATGTTGTCTAA
- a CDS encoding mechanosensitive ion channel family protein, with amino-acid sequence MAIELTAYWNDLISDLNHPDILWQLATLAISLLLAKLVEGVVRERVAARATPDLGRARQWGRGSLKRVIFPIAALVSVIFSRWLLRPVMHTHLLTLALPLLGSLAVIRLVFYILRHSFTHATWLTSFERIFATLAWSIVALHILGVLPDMIDALESITLPIGKTPLSLWQILQGLVTVAATLLIALWLSNAFESRLNRAAEMDTNLRIVLSRLLRALLALFAILIALPLVGIDLTTLSVFGGALGVGLGFGLQKIASNYVSGFIILLDNSIRIGNIISVGNDRGQVTRITTRFTVLRSLTGIESLVPNELLIGSIVQNESYSDRQVRVALPIQISYDSDLELAMRLLVEAAQAHPRVLPQPEPGVLLKEFADSGINLELGCWITDPENGLGMLRSDLNLAIWHSFKQQGITIPFPQREIRILGEKNG; translated from the coding sequence ATGGCCATTGAACTCACTGCGTATTGGAATGACTTGATCAGTGATCTTAATCACCCCGATATCCTTTGGCAGCTCGCCACGTTAGCGATTTCGCTCTTGCTGGCTAAACTTGTCGAAGGCGTTGTACGTGAGCGGGTTGCCGCCCGCGCGACACCCGACCTGGGGCGCGCCAGGCAATGGGGTCGAGGCAGCCTGAAACGTGTCATTTTTCCCATAGCGGCGCTGGTATCAGTCATATTTTCACGCTGGCTGTTGCGGCCGGTGATGCACACGCATTTATTAACGCTGGCCCTGCCGCTACTAGGGTCGCTCGCAGTCATTCGACTGGTGTTTTATATTCTGCGGCATAGCTTTACGCATGCCACATGGCTGACAAGCTTTGAGCGTATTTTTGCCACCCTCGCGTGGAGCATCGTTGCCTTGCACATTCTGGGTGTGCTGCCAGATATGATCGATGCGCTGGAATCCATCACACTGCCTATTGGTAAAACACCGCTTTCTTTGTGGCAAATACTGCAAGGCCTGGTCACCGTTGCCGCAACCTTATTAATTGCCTTATGGCTTTCCAACGCGTTTGAATCCCGCTTGAATCGGGCGGCGGAGATGGATACCAACTTGCGCATTGTGCTCTCGCGCTTGCTGCGTGCCCTCTTGGCGCTCTTTGCCATCTTGATTGCGCTGCCTTTGGTTGGCATTGATCTCACCACGCTTTCGGTGTTTGGTGGCGCACTCGGTGTGGGTCTTGGCTTTGGCCTGCAAAAAATAGCCAGCAACTATGTTTCCGGGTTCATTATTCTGCTGGATAACTCCATTCGTATCGGCAATATCATTAGCGTGGGCAATGACCGGGGCCAGGTCACACGGATCACCACGCGCTTCACCGTTTTACGTAGCCTGACAGGTATCGAATCACTCGTGCCTAATGAATTACTGATCGGCTCGATCGTGCAAAACGAATCCTACAGCGACCGCCAAGTGCGCGTTGCGCTGCCAATACAAATAAGCTATGACAGCGATCTTGAACTCGCCATGCGTCTGCTAGTTGAAGCAGCGCAAGCTCACCCGCGTGTTCTGCCGCAACCTGAACCTGGCGTACTGCTCAAAGAGTTTGCCGATTCGGGCATCAACCTTGAGCTGGGCTGCTGGATTACTGACCCTGAAAATGGGCTAGGCATGTTGCGTTCAGACCTCAATCTTGCCATCTGGCACTCATTTAAACAGCAGGGCATCACAATTCCCTTTCCGCAACGAGAAATCCGTATCCTGGGAGAAAAAAATGGCTGA
- the rlmB gene encoding 23S rRNA (guanosine(2251)-2'-O)-methyltransferase RlmB — MAETRLIYGFHAITAKLRHAAADVQEIIVAEGRQDGRMRDLLTLAEGLGVRVTLSDNARLDAMAGTVGRNTTHQGVVARVAAQARHMTLDDVLENLHEPALLLVLDSITDPHNLGACLRVADAAGAHAVIAPKDKACGLNATVIKVASGAADTVPYIVVTNLARSLREMQEREIWVIGAAGQASRDIYAIEQKGPIAWVLGAEGSGMRRLTRETCDELARIPMHGSVESLNVSVSAGLCLFESRRQRG; from the coding sequence ATGGCTGAAACACGCCTGATTTACGGCTTTCATGCCATCACCGCTAAATTGCGCCACGCCGCTGCGGACGTTCAAGAAATCATCGTGGCCGAAGGCCGTCAGGATGGCCGTATGCGCGACTTGCTCACACTGGCTGAAGGGCTTGGTGTGCGTGTCACCTTATCTGACAACGCCCGTCTGGATGCCATGGCAGGCACGGTGGGCCGCAACACCACACATCAAGGCGTTGTCGCCCGTGTCGCAGCTCAAGCCCGACACATGACCCTTGACGATGTTCTTGAAAACTTGCACGAACCCGCTCTGTTACTGGTGCTTGACAGCATCACCGACCCGCATAACCTGGGCGCCTGTTTACGCGTTGCCGATGCTGCGGGCGCGCATGCGGTCATCGCACCTAAAGATAAAGCCTGCGGGCTGAATGCCACCGTCATCAAAGTAGCCAGTGGTGCGGCCGATACTGTGCCTTACATTGTGGTCACCAATCTCGCCCGCTCATTGCGCGAAATGCAAGAGCGTGAAATCTGGGTTATCGGTGCTGCAGGCCAAGCCTCGCGTGACATTTATGCGATCGAGCAAAAAGGCCCTATTGCGTGGGTACTGGGTGCTGAAGGCAGCGGCATGCGGCGTCTGACAAGGGAAACTTGTGACGAACTCGCCCGTATTCCCATGCACGGCAGTGTAGAAAGCTTGAATGTTTCCGTTTCTGCGGGCTTATGCCTGTTTGAAAGTCGACGTCAACGAGGGTAG
- a CDS encoding phospholipase D family protein, translated as MIRSGKPLALAALMLALASISIAVKADAKESTVAATGSVEALFTPWDDAEGAIIRALAEAQQSIHVQAYLLTSRSISQALIAAKARGVTVAILADREMVENGKNSQVPTLAAADIPIRLETRYAIAHNKIILIDASTPHGILITGSYNFTWSAQARNAENLLILRDNPALLQRYLNNWQRHHAEAQPFEKETKENKEAHHGH; from the coding sequence ATGATCCGCTCAGGAAAACCGCTGGCGCTGGCCGCATTGATGCTGGCGCTGGCGTCGATAAGTATCGCAGTCAAGGCTGACGCCAAGGAAAGCACTGTCGCAGCCACGGGCTCCGTGGAAGCCTTATTCACCCCCTGGGATGATGCGGAAGGCGCCATCATTCGAGCACTGGCCGAGGCGCAACAGAGCATTCACGTGCAAGCCTATTTGCTCACCAGCCGATCGATAAGCCAAGCGCTCATCGCTGCCAAAGCCCGGGGGGTCACCGTAGCCATTCTGGCCGATCGGGAAATGGTCGAAAACGGAAAAAACTCGCAAGTTCCAACCTTGGCAGCGGCAGATATTCCTATTCGCCTGGAAACCCGATATGCCATTGCACACAATAAAATTATCCTGATTGATGCCTCGACGCCTCACGGTATTTTGATTACAGGGAGCTATAACTTTACCTGGTCCGCGCAAGCGCGCAATGCTGAAAACTTATTGATTCTGCGTGACAACCCAGCGCTACTGCAGCGCTATCTGAACAACTGGCAACGCCATCACGCCGAAGCCCAGCCCTTTGAAAAGGAAACCAAGGAAAATAAGGAAGCCCACCATGGCCATTGA
- a CDS encoding DedA family protein — protein sequence MELFSQFIDIVLHLDKHLALLLAQYGTWIYVILFAIIFCETGLVVTPFLPGDSLLFVAGALAATSGDGFNITTVALVLTLAAVLGDNTNYGIGRWAGRRILHWGESSRFFNRNAYDKTHAFYEKHGGKTMLLARFIPLVRTFAPFVAGAGNMHYPRFFVFDLVGGILWVCSLTLAGYWFGNLPWIKANLSLVIFGIIGLSLSPMLLAWLRHRLMAKTI from the coding sequence ATGGAACTTTTTAGCCAATTTATCGATATCGTTCTGCATCTCGATAAACATCTTGCCTTGCTACTCGCGCAGTACGGCACCTGGATTTATGTCATTCTTTTCGCCATTATCTTTTGCGAAACAGGCTTGGTGGTGACACCTTTTCTACCCGGCGATTCTTTGCTTTTTGTTGCCGGGGCGCTGGCCGCAACCAGTGGCGATGGCTTCAATATCACCACCGTGGCGCTGGTGCTCACGCTAGCCGCAGTGTTAGGAGACAACACCAATTACGGTATTGGACGGTGGGCCGGACGGCGCATACTGCATTGGGGGGAAAGCTCGCGTTTTTTCAACCGTAACGCGTACGACAAAACCCATGCCTTTTATGAAAAACACGGCGGCAAAACCATGCTGCTAGCGCGCTTCATCCCTTTAGTGCGCACATTCGCCCCCTTTGTTGCCGGGGCGGGCAACATGCATTACCCACGATTTTTTGTTTTTGATTTAGTCGGCGGCATTTTGTGGGTCTGCTCACTGACCCTGGCGGGTTACTGGTTTGGCAATCTGCCCTGGATCAAAGCTAATTTGTCGTTGGTGATTTTTGGCATCATTGGTTTATCACTGAGCCCTATGCTGCTTGCCTGGCTTCGCCATCGGTTGATGGCTAAAACGATATGA
- the mutL gene encoding DNA mismatch repair endonuclease MutL, with the protein MNTPRSEQKIRPLPDLLISQIAAGEVVERPASVLKELLENSLDAGATKIEVRLEEGGVRLIHVADDGCGIAADDLPLALSRHATSKITSLEDLECVASYGFRGEALASIAAVARVTVTSKQVGAAHAWRLQRSGDEGDSVQPAALSGGTMIEVADLYFNTPARRKFLKAEATEFAHCDEVFRRIALARPDVAFSLTHQGREKWRLASASAVRPFENFSRRAKEIIGEAFFPHARAIDVAAGPLRLSGLAAMPAYSRSGRDEQYFFVNGRFVRDKLLMHAARQAYEDILHGARHPAYVLFLELDPAGVDVNVHPAKTEVRFREARGIHQFVFHAIQRTLATPLSGVGADEHGQDANHPVDDSPNDNSPNGLSDISYFSPYPTASTYQVPLGMSEAAVRPYLDFARAAFADAGDTSLARTAENALSASGFPPADNALAPPLGYAIAQLRGIYVLAENAHGLVLVDMHAAHERILYEQLKTLLDAGSPATQALLVPIVLSVSARELATATEQMEALHTLGFTVASIGPRELAVRAIPAILSGGDIVGLVRALLQDLAEQPASRVVETQRNALLSTMACHGAVRANRHLTLPEMNALLRQMEATERADQCNHGRPTWVQLPMAELDKRFMRGR; encoded by the coding sequence ATGAATACCCCACGTTCAGAACAAAAAATTCGGCCATTGCCTGACTTGCTGATTAGCCAGATTGCAGCAGGTGAAGTGGTCGAGAGGCCGGCCTCAGTACTCAAAGAGTTGCTGGAAAACAGCCTGGATGCGGGGGCGACAAAAATTGAGGTAAGACTTGAAGAAGGCGGCGTAAGACTGATCCACGTGGCTGATGATGGCTGTGGCATAGCGGCAGACGATTTGCCCTTGGCGCTTAGCCGCCATGCCACCAGCAAAATAACCAGCCTGGAAGATCTGGAGTGCGTAGCCAGTTATGGTTTTCGCGGTGAGGCGCTGGCATCCATTGCTGCCGTGGCACGGGTAACGGTAACGAGCAAACAAGTAGGGGCTGCGCATGCCTGGCGTTTGCAGCGGTCAGGCGATGAGGGGGACTCCGTGCAGCCGGCAGCGTTGTCGGGCGGTACAATGATCGAGGTGGCCGATCTTTATTTCAACACACCGGCGCGGCGCAAATTTCTCAAGGCCGAAGCTACCGAATTCGCACATTGCGATGAGGTGTTTCGACGCATCGCGTTAGCGCGGCCCGATGTTGCATTCAGTTTGACGCATCAAGGGCGCGAAAAGTGGCGTCTTGCCAGCGCCAGCGCGGTGCGTCCCTTCGAGAACTTTTCGCGCAGAGCAAAGGAGATCATCGGCGAGGCGTTTTTTCCTCATGCACGGGCAATTGATGTGGCTGCCGGGCCGTTGCGGCTGTCTGGCCTTGCGGCGATGCCAGCGTATTCGCGCTCAGGGCGAGATGAACAGTACTTTTTTGTGAATGGCCGTTTTGTGCGCGACAAGTTACTGATGCATGCGGCGCGCCAGGCATATGAAGATATTCTGCACGGGGCGCGTCATCCAGCCTATGTGCTGTTTCTTGAGTTGGATCCAGCGGGGGTTGATGTCAATGTGCATCCCGCCAAGACAGAAGTGCGCTTTCGCGAAGCGCGCGGCATTCACCAGTTTGTTTTTCACGCCATACAACGCACCTTGGCTACGCCGCTGTCTGGGGTGGGGGCAGATGAACATGGGCAGGATGCCAATCACCCGGTAGACGACTCACCCAATGACAACTCACCCAATGGTTTGTCCGATATATCGTATTTTTCGCCCTATCCAACCGCCTCGACGTATCAAGTGCCGCTGGGTATGAGTGAAGCAGCGGTACGACCCTATTTAGACTTTGCCCGCGCAGCATTTGCGGATGCAGGCGACACATCACTAGCACGCACGGCAGAAAACGCTCTTTCTGCGTCAGGCTTTCCACCGGCGGATAACGCGCTTGCGCCCCCCTTGGGTTACGCCATCGCTCAGTTACGTGGTATTTATGTGCTGGCGGAAAATGCGCACGGTTTGGTATTGGTGGATATGCACGCTGCGCACGAGCGGATTTTGTATGAGCAGCTGAAAACCTTGCTTGATGCGGGCTCGCCTGCGACGCAAGCCTTGTTAGTGCCCATCGTGCTCTCTGTCAGTGCGCGTGAATTAGCGACCGCAACTGAACAAATGGAAGCGCTGCATACCCTTGGTTTCACTGTGGCCAGCATCGGACCCCGTGAGCTGGCCGTGCGCGCTATTCCTGCCATACTGTCTGGCGGCGATATTGTTGGGCTGGTGCGCGCCTTATTGCAAGACCTGGCCGAGCAACCGGCTAGCCGCGTCGTGGAAACACAGCGCAATGCGTTGTTGTCAACCATGGCTTGCCACGGTGCTGTGCGTGCCAACCGCCATCTCACCTTGCCGGAAATGAATGCGCTGTTGCGCCAGATGGAAGCGACCGAACGCGCCGACCAATGCAATCATGGCCGCCCGACCTGGGTGCAACTGCCAATGGCCGAGCTTGACAAGCGCTTCATGCGCGGTCGATGA
- the miaA gene encoding tRNA (adenosine(37)-N6)-dimethylallyltransferase MiaA, producing MKLPTELPPAIFLIGPTASGKTALACEIATRFACDIISVDSAQVFCDMDIGTAKPDAAMQAQFPHRLINLITPEARYSAARFRMDALREMAATTAKGRIPLLVGGTMLYVKALREGLADLPDADSPLRAAVDLEAAARGWPALHAELAQIDPETAARLKPTDAQRIQRAIEIIRLTGQTMSSLFVAQKKSVPPYDFLTLALVPENRSELHRRIAVRFDTMLSQGLVDEVVMLRQKYRLDARLPAMRCVGYRQVWEMLEGELPKGELRDRGIFATRQLAKRQLTWLKSMQDLNVYDPLAADITATVIAAVDNHISQQ from the coding sequence ATGAAATTGCCAACAGAGCTGCCTCCCGCGATTTTTTTAATCGGCCCGACGGCCAGCGGCAAGACCGCGCTGGCGTGTGAGATCGCCACGCGCTTTGCCTGCGACATTATCAGTGTGGATTCTGCCCAAGTGTTTTGCGATATGGACATCGGCACCGCAAAGCCAGACGCCGCAATGCAGGCTCAGTTCCCCCACCGCTTGATTAACCTGATCACGCCGGAAGCGCGTTATTCCGCCGCGCGTTTTCGGATGGATGCCTTGCGAGAAATGGCCGCAACCACTGCCAAGGGGCGTATTCCGTTACTAGTGGGTGGCACCATGCTGTATGTCAAAGCTCTGCGCGAAGGGCTGGCCGATTTACCTGATGCTGACTCTCCACTCCGCGCCGCGGTGGATCTGGAAGCCGCCGCGAGGGGCTGGCCCGCCCTTCACGCCGAGCTTGCACAAATAGACCCTGAAACCGCGGCACGCTTGAAACCCACAGATGCCCAACGTATTCAACGTGCCATTGAGATCATCCGCCTGACAGGGCAAACCATGAGCAGCTTATTTGTCGCACAGAAAAAATCAGTGCCCCCCTATGATTTTTTGACGCTGGCGCTGGTACCTGAAAATCGCAGTGAATTGCATCGACGTATCGCGGTACGGTTTGACACCATGCTTAGTCAGGGTTTGGTAGACGAGGTGGTCATGCTCCGCCAAAAATATCGATTGGATGCCCGATTGCCGGCCATGCGCTGCGTAGGTTATCGTCAAGTCTGGGAGATGCTTGAAGGCGAACTTCCCAAAGGCGAGCTTCGCGACCGCGGCATTTTTGCCACTCGCCAGTTAGCTAAACGGCAACTGACATGGCTGAAGAGCATGCAGGATTTGAATGTCTACGACCCGTTGGCGGCTGACATCACGGCGACCGTGATTGCGGCTGTCGACAACCACATCAGTCAACAATGA
- the folE gene encoding GTP cyclohydrolase I FolE translates to MELNTEKIGRLVRELLVEIGEDPAREGLLDTPKRVAKALEFLTSGYRTDAKELINGACFTQETSSMVIVKGIEFYSMCEHHMLPFFGHCHIGYIPSGTVFGVSKLARLVDMYARRLQLQERLTEQISNVVMESVNAKGVGVIIEARHLCMMMRGVEKQNSTMVTSSVLGEFRDSFATREEFFSLIGRRT, encoded by the coding sequence ATGGAATTGAACACTGAAAAAATCGGCCGTTTGGTGCGTGAATTGCTGGTCGAGATCGGCGAGGATCCCGCGCGCGAAGGCCTGCTCGATACGCCGAAGCGAGTGGCGAAGGCACTCGAATTCCTCACTTCGGGCTATCGCACCGATGCCAAGGAGCTGATCAACGGGGCGTGCTTCACCCAGGAAACCAGCAGCATGGTCATCGTCAAGGGCATCGAGTTCTACAGCATGTGCGAACACCATATGCTGCCGTTCTTTGGCCACTGCCATATCGGTTACATTCCCAGCGGCACCGTATTCGGCGTGAGCAAACTCGCCCGTCTGGTGGACATGTACGCACGACGGCTGCAATTGCAGGAGCGTCTCACCGAGCAGATTTCTAATGTAGTGATGGAATCGGTCAATGCCAAGGGCGTGGGCGTGATAATTGAAGCGCGCCACCTGTGCATGATGATGCGCGGCGTGGAGAAGCAGAATTCGACGATGGTGACTTCGTCCGTTCTCGGGGAGTTTCGCGATTCATTCGCCACCCGGGAGGAATTCTTTTCCCTGATCGGACGCCGCACCTAA
- a CDS encoding DUF3108 domain-containing protein has translation MPFALALVASVFLHIAALVSPAWELPALGHEEPAPRLDAVLTPAAPDTTRVTIRPSPVVAAPPATSALPPPKPHRANPHPRVLAVPPAAEATESSLPAETAAATVSPALPVGSTLGVPTFDGPPPVEPTAAEPTPLPATTTPPSAVPVSLPNKGRMRFIVTRGENGLIIGQSINTWAHDGIHYTFTNITETTGLAALFRPARIVQESQGEITPAGLRPLSFSNERKGKKDTADFDWAAHLITYADRIEPVADGTQDMLSMYYQLALQVALDQPMTAIDLSIATGRKLERYHFELIGEETLTYQGSAHATQHLRTKNGEDTIDLWIAKTVHGLPLKIRFTDHKGDIFDQLADDASTENTHE, from the coding sequence ATGCCCTTCGCATTGGCACTCGTCGCCTCAGTCTTTCTGCATATTGCGGCATTGGTCAGCCCAGCGTGGGAACTGCCTGCGCTTGGCCATGAAGAGCCCGCTCCACGACTGGATGCTGTGCTCACGCCCGCTGCGCCTGATACCACCCGTGTTACGATTCGCCCTTCTCCTGTCGTCGCTGCCCCCCCGGCAACCTCAGCGCTCCCCCCGCCCAAGCCACACCGCGCCAACCCGCATCCCCGCGTGCTCGCTGTTCCGCCAGCCGCAGAGGCAACGGAATCGAGTTTACCTGCCGAGACCGCTGCTGCCACCGTATCACCAGCGCTCCCCGTAGGAAGTACCCTTGGGGTGCCGACTTTTGACGGACCGCCACCAGTTGAACCGACAGCCGCTGAACCCACCCCACTACCAGCTACCACCACCCCACCCTCTGCCGTGCCTGTCTCCTTGCCAAATAAAGGGCGCATGCGCTTTATCGTCACGCGGGGCGAAAACGGGTTAATCATCGGGCAATCCATCAACACATGGGCGCACGATGGCATTCACTACACCTTCACGAATATCACTGAAACTACTGGCCTGGCGGCACTGTTCAGGCCCGCCCGGATTGTTCAAGAAAGCCAGGGAGAAATTACCCCTGCGGGCTTACGCCCCCTGTCGTTCAGCAACGAGCGCAAGGGCAAAAAAGACACCGCTGATTTTGATTGGGCAGCGCATCTCATAACCTATGCTGACCGAATAGAGCCAGTAGCAGATGGCACGCAAGATATGCTGTCGATGTATTACCAACTAGCGTTACAGGTGGCTCTGGACCAACCCATGACCGCTATTGATCTATCCATTGCGACTGGACGCAAACTCGAGCGTTACCATTTTGAACTGATCGGCGAAGAAACACTGACCTATCAAGGCAGCGCACACGCCACACAACACCTGCGCACTAAAAATGGCGAGGACACCATCGATCTATGGATTGCCAAAACCGTGCACGGCCTGCCACTTAAAATTCGCTTTACCGACCACAAGGGCGACATCTTTGATCAGCTCGCAGACGACGCAAGCACTGAGAATACTCATGAATAA
- the purN gene encoding phosphoribosylglycinamide formyltransferase codes for MKPYVILISGQGSNMQALLEDQLPGQCRAVISNRPEASGLATAAAYGIPTKVIDHHAFASRDAFDMALADEIESYTPQLVLLAGFMRILSDAFVARFSGRMLNIHPSLLPAFPGIKTHAQALAASVKTHGCTVHFVTPALDGGPIIAQAAVPVLPDDTEESLAARVLAEEHRLYPRVARWFLTGQVHLIDGRVKCTAPLASLESAIPRPAKDR; via the coding sequence GTGAAGCCCTACGTCATTCTGATTTCGGGACAAGGCAGCAACATGCAGGCCTTGCTCGAAGACCAACTGCCTGGCCAATGCAGGGCGGTAATCAGCAATCGGCCAGAGGCTTCTGGTTTGGCTACTGCGGCGGCCTACGGTATCCCCACAAAAGTCATTGATCATCACGCATTTGCCAGCCGCGACGCGTTTGACATGGCGTTAGCCGATGAAATTGAAAGTTACACCCCCCAGCTGGTACTCCTGGCTGGGTTCATGCGCATTTTGAGCGACGCTTTCGTCGCGCGTTTCAGTGGCCGCATGCTGAACATTCACCCCTCGTTACTGCCCGCCTTTCCCGGCATCAAAACCCATGCCCAAGCCTTGGCCGCCAGCGTTAAAACCCACGGCTGCACAGTGCACTTCGTCACCCCGGCGTTGGATGGTGGGCCAATCATTGCGCAAGCAGCGGTTCCTGTTTTGCCAGACGATACGGAAGAAAGCCTGGCTGCGCGCGTGCTGGCAGAAGAACATCGGCTTTACCCGCGCGTTGCACGCTGGTTTCTCACAGGCCAGGTACATCTGATTGACGGCCGGGTAAAGTGCACCGCGCCCTTGGCTTCACTGGAATCCGCAATTCCTCGTCCAGCCAAGGATCGCTGA
- a CDS encoding RsmB/NOP family class I SAM-dependent RNA methyltransferase — protein MNKNNLKTQDSFSRSRLNSGQPSKKTGQRPKQNSGPDSSNQTTPAEEGLTAGLLNTAIEATTQLLQFSQPADAALSAFFRSKKSGARDRAFIAETAYAILRRKRLLTRLATLIPPLIPTKKQHVSSRELVLLSLSRLRGMSQRQLEPALLEGEAEWLAEIRRQPDPTLTLGEQLDFPDWLAERLSARLPADQLLVLARALNTPAPLDLRVNTLKATREAVMAQLSAEGLMLLPCPYSPIGLRLKNRPFLQKHPLFLDGSIEVQDEGSQLLGYLLAPRRGEMVVDFCAGAGGKTLLLGAMMRSTGRLYAMDVAEKRLAKLKPRVARAGLSNVHPILIASENDIRVKRLTGKVDRVLVDAPCSGLGTLRRNPDLKWRQTPESIAELTQKQTAILTAAARLLKPGGRLVYATCSILSEENESIVDAFLASRPEFCRLSATDILADQGIRLENGEDLHLSPPIHSTDGFYAAVLQRQE, from the coding sequence ATGAATAAAAATAACCTGAAAACTCAAGATAGCTTCTCCCGTTCCCGCTTAAACTCAGGGCAGCCATCCAAGAAAACCGGGCAGCGGCCTAAACAAAATAGCGGCCCGGATAGTTCAAATCAAACAACCCCGGCAGAAGAAGGCTTAACCGCCGGGTTACTCAATACAGCAATAGAAGCCACCACCCAATTGCTGCAATTTTCACAACCGGCTGATGCGGCTCTATCGGCGTTTTTTCGCAGCAAAAAAAGCGGCGCACGCGATCGGGCCTTCATCGCAGAAACCGCCTACGCCATACTGCGCCGCAAACGCCTGCTCACACGCCTGGCCACGCTGATTCCTCCGCTCATCCCGACAAAAAAACAGCACGTTTCATCGCGTGAACTGGTTTTGCTGTCGTTATCTCGCCTGCGCGGCATGTCGCAACGACAACTAGAACCCGCCCTCCTGGAAGGTGAAGCCGAATGGCTCGCCGAAATTCGCCGTCAGCCAGACCCCACGCTCACGCTCGGCGAGCAACTTGATTTCCCTGATTGGCTAGCAGAACGTTTAAGCGCGCGTCTTCCCGCCGATCAATTGCTGGTGTTAGCGCGTGCTTTGAACACACCCGCCCCCCTTGATTTGCGGGTCAACACACTCAAAGCTACACGCGAGGCCGTGATGGCGCAATTATCAGCCGAAGGACTCATGCTCTTGCCCTGCCCTTATTCGCCCATTGGGCTGCGGCTCAAAAACCGGCCTTTCCTGCAAAAACACCCGCTTTTTCTTGATGGCTCAATCGAAGTGCAAGATGAAGGCTCGCAATTATTGGGCTATTTGCTAGCCCCTCGGCGCGGCGAAATGGTGGTGGATTTCTGTGCCGGTGCGGGCGGGAAAACTCTGCTGCTCGGTGCCATGATGCGTTCAACCGGCCGGCTGTATGCCATGGATGTGGCAGAAAAGCGCTTGGCTAAACTCAAACCACGCGTTGCCCGTGCGGGGTTATCGAATGTGCATCCGATTCTGATTGCCAGCGAAAACGATATTCGCGTTAAACGTCTCACCGGAAAAGTGGATCGCGTGCTGGTCGACGCCCCCTGCTCTGGCTTGGGGACTCTGCGCCGCAACCCGGACCTTAAATGGCGGCAAACACCGGAAAGCATAGCCGAACTCACTCAAAAACAAACCGCCATCCTGACCGCAGCAGCCCGTCTGCTCAAGCCCGGCGGCCGTCTGGTGTATGCCACCTGCAGCATTCTCAGCGAAGAGAACGAATCCATAGTGGACGCTTTTCTGGCAAGCCGTCCTGAGTTTTGCCGATTGTCCGCCACTGACATTTTGGCTGATCAAGGCATCCGGCTAGAGAACGGTGAAGACCTTCATCTCAGCCCGCCTATCCACAGCACCGACGGCTTTTACGCTGCCGTGTTACAGCGCCAGGAATGA